From a region of the Ficedula albicollis isolate OC2 chromosome 1A, FicAlb1.5, whole genome shotgun sequence genome:
- the FBXL14 gene encoding F-box/LRR-repeat protein 14 produces the protein METHISCLFPELLAMIFGYLEVRDKGRAAQVCTAWRDAAYHRSVWRGVEAKLHLRRANPSLFPSLAARGIRRVQILSLRRSLSYVVQGMADIESLNLSGCYNLTDNGLSHAFVAEISSLRSLNLSLCKQITDSSLGRIAQYLKGLEVLELGGCSNITNTGLLLIAWGLQRLKSLNLRSCRHLSDVGIGHLAGMTRSAAEGCLGLEQLTLQDCQKLSDLSLKHLARGLGRLRQLNLSFCGGISDAGLLHLSHMSSLRSLNLRSCDNISDTGIMHLAMGSLRLSGLDVSFCDKVGDQSLAYIAQGLDGLRSLSLCSCHISDEGINRMVRQMHGLRTLNIGQCVRITDKGLELIAEHLSQLTGIDLYGCTRITKRGLERITQLPCLKVLNLGLWEMTESEKVR, from the coding sequence ATGGAAACGCACATCTCGTGCCTGTTCCCCGAGCTGCTCGCCATGATCTTCGGGTACCTGGAGGTGCGCGACAAGGGCCGCGCGGCGCAGGTGTGCACGGCCTGGCGGGACGCCGCCTACCACCGCTCGGTGTGGCGGGGCGTGGAGGCCAAGCTGCACCTGCGCCGCGCCAACCCCTCgctcttccccagcctggcGGCGCGGGGCATCCGGCGGGTGCAGATCCTGTCGCTGCGGCGCAGCCTGAGCTACGTGGTCCAGGGCATGGCGGACATCGAGAGCCTCAACCTCAGCGGCTGCTACAACCTCACCGACAACGGGCTGAGCCACGCCTTCGTGGCGGAGATCAGCTCCCTGCGCTCGCTCAACCTGAGCCTCTGCAAGCAGATCACGGACAGCAGCCTGGGCCGCATCGCCCAGTACCTCAAGggcctggaggtgctggagctcGGAGGCTGCAGCAACATCACCAACACCGGCCTCCTGCTCATCGCCTGGGGCCTGCAGCGCCTCAAGAGCCTCAACCTGCGCTCCTGCCGGCACCTCTCCGACGTGGGCATCGGGCACCTGGCGGGCATGACCCGCAGCGCGGCCGAGGGCTGCctgggcctggagcagctcacGCTGCAGGACTGCCAGAAGCTCAGCGACCTCTCGCTCAAGCACCTGGCCCGCGGGCTGGGCCGCCTCCGCCAGCTCAACCTCAGCTTCTGCGGGGGCATCTCGGACGCGGGGCTGCTGCACCTGTCGCACATGAGCAGCCTGCGCAGCCTCAACCTGCGCTCCTGCGACAACATCAGCGACACGGGCATCATGCACCTGGCCATGGGCAGCCTGCGGCTGTCGGGCCTCGACGTCTCCTTCTGCGACAAGGTGGGGGACCAGAGCCTAGCCTACATCGCACAGGGCCTCGACGGGCTGCGCTCgctgtccctctgctcctgccacatCAGTGACGAGGGCATCAACCGCATGGTGCGGCAGATGCACGGGCTGCGCACCCTCAACATCGGCCAGTGCGTCCGCATCACCGACAAGGGCCTGGAGCTCATCGCCGAACACCTCAGCCAGCTCACGGGCATCGACCTCTACGGCTGCACCCGCATCACCAAGCGGGGCCTGGAGCGCATCACGCAGCTGCCCTGCCTCAAGGTGCTCAACCTGGGACTTTGGGAAATGACTGAGAGTGAGAAGGTCAggtga